From a single Vibrio toranzoniae genomic region:
- the csy3 gene encoding type I-F CRISPR-associated protein Csy3 translates to MELCTQLNYVRSLSAGKAYFYHLSKSGEMCPLEIDRTRLRAPKGGYAEAYKGGKFVKKNVAPQDLAHSNPQFIEECYVKPGVDDIYCAFPLRIRANSLTPDICSDDEVRSKLSLLAKTYKELNGYQELAHRYAKNILLGRWLWRNRECRRLSIEVTTSDSQTLIVENATKLSWYGHWDEASAECLEKLTTYLMRALSDPTEYFYMDVKAKIGVGWGDEVYPSQEFLDSREDGVPTKQLATVELLNGKETVAFHGQKIGAALQSIDDWWHEDADKPLRVNEYGADREYVIARRHVAHGNDFYQLLRNTENWIETMTASQTIPNDVHFIMSVLIKGGLFNCSKAK, encoded by the coding sequence ATGGAACTTTGCACTCAGCTGAACTACGTTCGATCACTCTCTGCTGGCAAAGCATATTTCTACCACCTTTCGAAAAGTGGTGAGATGTGTCCCCTTGAAATTGATAGAACTAGGTTGCGCGCACCAAAAGGTGGTTATGCAGAAGCATATAAAGGGGGCAAGTTTGTAAAAAAGAATGTTGCTCCACAAGATTTAGCTCACTCCAATCCTCAGTTCATCGAAGAGTGTTACGTAAAGCCAGGTGTCGATGATATCTACTGTGCATTCCCCCTTCGAATTCGAGCCAATTCTCTAACCCCAGATATCTGTAGTGATGATGAAGTCCGCTCTAAACTTTCATTACTCGCTAAAACATATAAAGAGCTCAATGGGTATCAGGAGCTCGCTCATCGATACGCAAAGAATATACTGCTTGGCCGTTGGCTTTGGCGTAACAGAGAGTGTCGAAGGCTGTCGATAGAAGTGACCACCAGTGATTCACAAACCTTGATTGTAGAAAACGCAACAAAGCTTTCTTGGTATGGTCATTGGGATGAGGCTTCAGCAGAATGCCTAGAAAAGCTCACAACCTATTTGATGCGAGCCCTTTCCGATCCGACCGAATATTTCTATATGGATGTCAAAGCTAAAATTGGAGTTGGTTGGGGAGATGAGGTTTACCCAAGCCAAGAGTTTTTAGATAGCCGAGAAGATGGTGTCCCTACTAAGCAGTTAGCTACTGTCGAACTATTAAACGGAAAGGAAACTGTTGCATTTCATGGTCAAAAAATTGGTGCAGCGTTGCAATCGATTGACGATTGGTGGCATGAAGACGCAGATAAGCCCTTAAGAGTGAATGAGTATGGGGCAGACCGAGAATACGTTATAGCAAGGAGACATGTAGCGCATGGAAATGACTTCTATCAACTACTCAGAAATACAGAGAACTGGATTGAGACAATGACCGCTTCTCAGACCATCCCAAATGATGTGCACTTCATCATGTCTGTCTTGATCAAAGGCGGCCTCTTTAATTGTTCCAAAGCGAAGTAA
- the cas6f gene encoding type I-F CRISPR-associated endoribonuclease Cas6/Csy4 — protein sequence MTKRYYFLIRYTPAQADYELLAGRCISQMHLFMVNNRQAMNKIGVSFPDWSDVTVGQTIAFVAEDKGMMVGLSFQPYFSVMVNEGLFEISSVCEVPDTAAEVRFTRNQTIGKSFLGSKKRRIKRSMARAELSGVEPSLPATNEERVIDNFHRIPVSSGSSGECYMLFVQKEFVGERGAANFNSYGLATNQERKGTVPELRFQPFF from the coding sequence ATGACTAAGCGTTACTACTTCTTAATACGTTACACGCCTGCACAAGCTGACTATGAGCTATTGGCAGGTCGGTGTATATCCCAAATGCACTTGTTTATGGTGAATAACCGACAAGCCATGAATAAAATAGGTGTGAGCTTTCCCGACTGGAGTGATGTTACGGTTGGTCAAACCATAGCTTTTGTTGCCGAAGATAAAGGGATGATGGTTGGACTCTCTTTTCAGCCCTATTTCTCTGTGATGGTAAATGAAGGTTTGTTTGAGATCTCCAGTGTCTGTGAGGTACCAGACACTGCGGCTGAAGTGAGGTTTACCCGTAACCAAACGATTGGGAAAAGCTTTTTAGGTTCCAAGAAACGCAGAATCAAACGTAGCATGGCGAGAGCCGAACTATCTGGTGTTGAACCATCGTTACCAGCCACTAATGAAGAGCGTGTCATAGATAATTTTCATCGAATACCAGTTTCTAGCGGCTCATCAGGGGAATGTTATATGTTGTTTGTACAAAAGGAGTTTGTCGGTGAGCGCGGTGCAGCAAATTTTAATAGCTATGGTTTAGCCACCAATCAAGAAAGAAAAGGTACGGTACCTGAGTTACGTTTTCAACCATTTTTCTAA
- a CDS encoding antitoxin Xre/MbcA/ParS toxin-binding domain-containing protein has translation MNKEAKKNFDKVFQATLALFGSDAAANHWLKHPARGLGNKRPIDMLSTAEDTKAVLNLIGRLEHGVFS, from the coding sequence GTGAATAAAGAAGCCAAAAAGAATTTTGATAAAGTATTTCAGGCTACGTTAGCACTGTTTGGGAGTGACGCAGCTGCTAATCACTGGCTTAAGCACCCAGCTCGAGGGCTTGGCAACAAACGACCAATTGATATGCTTTCGACAGCCGAAGACACCAAGGCTGTACTCAATTTGATCGGCCGTTTAGAGCATGGAGTGTTTTCGTGA
- a CDS encoding type I-F CRISPR-associated protein Csy2 has product MTKLIDLLEIEDEAVKQVTLKKMFMPYTENVCVEGFEKEALTILLNLSSSHQLYRCSDWLDVARAKRYFKAAENLDASLDEIKWFHTHNLKFPDCRVKDQRIVAQPLATTDAFISSAVLEQRLGWAHNSAVYRHTLWLLNPFSWQSQPVCILSLILQESPIWLDLLKEFGLGAKSLARLKHTIEEKLPDNSFPDSISTYSKQLRFPWGDDYVSVTPVVSHAIQSELEVRSRSRESNLSFVSSSLPNSASIGNLCGSLGGHMKVLNYPLDVKPAQGGTLTESRKKSGHYFDDYQVTNAKICQVLNHLIGSEPSKTQKQRESARKVRSKILRKQIALWMLPLIELRDIVDAEPNQQQLEHDDTLAQAFLVLSESGLGSLASEFNRRLHLTFQNNKYTAKFAYHPKLMQVVKAQIVWLLEQLSKPNGNEDKVTGEQYIYLSSMRVQDAVAMSNPYLCGAPSLTAIWGFMHHYQREFNKLVNCDSPFEFSSFSFYVRSENIQPTAKLTEPNSVAKARTVSNAKRPTIRSERLADLEIDLVIRVHSDSRISDFKSALKTALPVAFAGGALYQPQLSTQIEWLRTFTSRSELFHAIKGLPAYGRWLYPRENQPSDFDELERLITKDADNLPVSIGYHLLERPTKRGNSTTSCHAYAENAIGLAQRVNPIEVRFSGRDHFLNHAFWSIECSSETILIKNYRD; this is encoded by the coding sequence ATGACGAAATTAATTGACTTATTGGAAATTGAAGACGAGGCAGTAAAGCAGGTTACGCTAAAGAAGATGTTCATGCCCTATACGGAAAATGTCTGTGTTGAAGGGTTTGAAAAAGAGGCGTTAACGATCTTGCTCAACCTCAGTTCAAGCCATCAATTATATAGATGCTCGGATTGGTTGGATGTTGCCCGAGCTAAAAGGTATTTTAAAGCGGCTGAGAACCTAGACGCATCCCTTGACGAGATCAAATGGTTCCACACTCATAATCTCAAGTTTCCAGACTGTCGAGTTAAAGATCAGCGGATAGTTGCACAACCTCTTGCTACAACCGATGCGTTTATTTCAAGCGCAGTATTAGAGCAACGGTTAGGGTGGGCTCATAACTCCGCGGTGTATCGTCATACATTGTGGTTATTGAATCCTTTTAGTTGGCAATCACAGCCCGTATGTATTCTTTCACTTATCCTGCAAGAAAGTCCTATTTGGCTCGACTTACTTAAAGAGTTTGGTTTAGGTGCTAAGTCACTTGCTCGCTTAAAACACACTATTGAAGAGAAACTTCCTGATAATAGTTTTCCTGACAGTATCAGCACTTACAGCAAGCAACTGCGGTTTCCATGGGGGGATGATTATGTTTCGGTGACCCCAGTGGTTAGTCATGCCATCCAAAGTGAGTTAGAAGTGAGATCGAGAAGTCGAGAAAGTAATCTCAGCTTTGTGTCTTCATCGCTGCCAAACTCGGCAAGTATCGGGAATCTGTGTGGCAGTTTAGGTGGGCATATGAAAGTCCTAAACTACCCGCTAGACGTCAAACCAGCGCAGGGTGGGACGTTAACTGAAAGTCGCAAAAAGAGTGGCCATTACTTTGATGACTATCAGGTAACTAACGCTAAAATTTGTCAGGTGTTAAACCACTTAATTGGATCAGAACCATCAAAAACACAGAAGCAAAGAGAGAGCGCTCGTAAGGTTAGAAGTAAGATATTGCGAAAGCAGATAGCCCTGTGGATGCTTCCATTAATTGAGTTAAGAGATATCGTTGATGCTGAACCCAATCAACAGCAATTGGAACATGATGACACTTTAGCTCAAGCCTTTTTAGTGCTATCAGAATCGGGTCTAGGCTCTTTAGCTAGTGAGTTTAACCGTCGCTTGCATCTCACGTTTCAGAATAACAAGTATACCGCGAAGTTTGCCTACCACCCTAAGCTTATGCAGGTCGTCAAAGCCCAAATCGTATGGTTACTGGAACAACTTAGTAAACCAAATGGCAATGAAGATAAGGTAACGGGTGAGCAGTATATCTATTTGTCATCAATGAGAGTGCAAGATGCAGTCGCAATGAGTAACCCATATCTGTGTGGTGCGCCTTCTTTGACGGCTATTTGGGGATTCATGCACCATTATCAAAGAGAGTTTAATAAGCTAGTTAATTGTGATTCCCCGTTTGAGTTTTCGAGTTTCTCTTTTTATGTTCGAAGTGAAAATATTCAACCGACAGCGAAGCTTACCGAGCCCAACTCAGTCGCCAAAGCGCGAACGGTTTCTAACGCGAAGCGACCAACTATTCGTAGTGAACGATTAGCGGACCTAGAAATAGACTTAGTTATCAGAGTCCATAGCGACAGCCGAATTTCAGATTTTAAGTCCGCGCTTAAAACGGCACTTCCCGTTGCTTTCGCCGGAGGGGCATTATACCAACCACAGCTATCGACGCAGATTGAGTGGCTAAGGACGTTTACCAGCAGGAGCGAGCTTTTCCATGCCATAAAAGGGTTACCAGCATACGGGCGATGGTTATACCCAAGAGAAAATCAGCCGAGTGATTTTGATGAGCTAGAACGTTTAATCACTAAAGACGCTGATAACTTGCCAGTTTCCATCGGCTACCATTTGTTAGAGCGTCCAACTAAACGGGGCAACTCAACCACCAGTTGTCACGCTTATGCAGAGAATGCGATAGGGCTTGCTCAGCGAGTAAACCCCATAGAAGTACGTTTTAGTGGAAGAGATCACTTTTTAAACCACGCCTTTTGGTCGATAGAATGCAGTAGCGAAACTATTCTTATAAAAAACTATAGGGATTAA
- a CDS encoding zinc ABC transporter substrate-binding protein produces the protein MLKQALSGIGIALAAASQTYAQVPKVAVDIAPLHSLVTQVMDGVGEPDLLIRPEASPHDYHLRPSEAKALSQADVVFWVGEGLTPWLEKPLSSLASSATKVEMMEVEGTTLYGFREGATFEAHSHSEEGHEEHHKHEHKEREESEVHHQHEEHDHDAHHDHHHGKYDPHAWLDPKNAEVWVEAIAGALSNADAENAPIYTENAKVAISRLRSLSEDIRQQAQSINGIKFIVFHDAYQYFEQRFQLLATGAISISDASKPSPARVSEIRQTVKDLGVTCVFTEPQYNPELVNAVFENSTVNTIGKMDPIGANIAPGKEQYYSLLVAMISSLKQCHH, from the coding sequence TGCTCAAGTCCCGAAAGTGGCCGTAGACATCGCACCGTTACATTCTCTAGTGACACAAGTAATGGATGGTGTGGGTGAACCCGACTTGCTTATTCGTCCAGAAGCATCACCTCATGACTATCATCTACGTCCATCAGAAGCCAAAGCCCTTTCACAGGCAGACGTCGTGTTTTGGGTTGGAGAAGGGCTAACACCTTGGTTAGAAAAACCACTTTCAAGCCTAGCAAGTTCAGCGACGAAGGTTGAAATGATGGAAGTCGAAGGAACCACACTGTATGGCTTCCGAGAAGGTGCAACATTTGAAGCACATTCACATAGCGAAGAGGGACACGAAGAACATCACAAGCATGAACACAAGGAACGTGAAGAAAGTGAAGTTCATCATCAACATGAAGAACATGACCATGACGCACATCATGACCACCATCACGGTAAATATGACCCGCACGCTTGGCTAGATCCGAAAAATGCTGAAGTTTGGGTAGAAGCCATAGCTGGTGCACTGTCAAACGCTGATGCTGAAAATGCGCCTATTTACACGGAGAATGCAAAAGTGGCTATCTCTCGCCTACGTTCTCTAAGCGAAGATATCAGACAACAAGCTCAATCAATCAACGGTATTAAGTTCATTGTATTTCATGATGCATACCAATATTTTGAGCAGCGATTCCAATTGTTAGCCACTGGAGCCATCTCTATTTCTGATGCATCTAAACCAAGTCCGGCACGCGTTTCAGAGATTCGCCAAACAGTGAAAGATTTAGGAGTAACATGTGTGTTTACCGAACCACAATACAACCCTGAGCTGGTCAACGCGGTATTTGAAAATTCAACTGTGAACACGATAGGTAAAATGGATCCTATTGGTGCAAACATCGCTCCAGGTAAAGAGCAATACTACTCTTTGCTGGTGGCGATGATAAGTAGCCTTAAGCAATGTCATCATTGA
- a CDS encoding TniQ family protein has protein sequence MNTDIQLYSDESLESFLLRLSQEQGYERFSHFAEDIWFDTMDQHEAIAGSFPLELERVNIYHAQTTSQMRVRVLIHLENQLKLNNFGVLRLALSHSKSQFSPQYKAVHRFGSDYPYAFLRKRFTPICPLCINEAPYIRQQWQFISHQACEHHGCKLIHHCPECKSRLEYQSTESIGQCECGYELRDSRVEDAPEAEVLVAQWLSGNDSKPLGLLTGEMMLSERYGFLLWYVNRYGDIDDLSFESFIEYCGAWPTSLWQDLDAFRDKAELVRVKDWKKMFFNEAFDALLKDCRQLPSRQLSHNIVLAQVLAYFTQLMATVPSSAKGNIGDVLLSPLEASTLLSCTTDEVYRLYEFGEIKAAIRPRMHTKIASHESAFTLRSVIETKLTRMSSESDGLSVYLPEW, from the coding sequence GTGAATACAGACATTCAACTTTATTCTGACGAATCGCTTGAAAGCTTCTTGTTGCGTTTATCGCAAGAGCAAGGTTACGAGCGATTTTCTCATTTCGCAGAAGACATTTGGTTCGACACCATGGATCAGCATGAAGCGATTGCTGGTTCTTTCCCCTTAGAGCTCGAACGAGTCAATATCTACCATGCTCAAACCACAAGCCAAATGCGGGTGCGGGTTCTTATCCACCTTGAGAACCAATTAAAGCTCAACAACTTTGGTGTACTGCGCCTAGCGCTATCACATTCAAAATCTCAATTCTCACCGCAATACAAAGCCGTACATAGATTTGGTTCTGACTACCCTTATGCTTTTCTCCGCAAACGCTTCACGCCTATTTGCCCTCTGTGTATTAACGAAGCCCCCTACATTCGCCAGCAGTGGCAGTTTATCTCTCACCAAGCTTGTGAACATCATGGCTGTAAACTGATTCATCACTGCCCAGAGTGTAAATCGAGACTTGAATACCAAAGTACCGAGAGTATTGGCCAATGTGAATGTGGTTATGAACTAAGAGACTCACGAGTAGAAGATGCGCCTGAGGCTGAGGTATTAGTTGCTCAATGGTTGTCAGGGAATGATTCAAAACCCTTGGGATTACTAACGGGGGAAATGATGTTATCTGAGCGTTATGGCTTTTTACTTTGGTATGTAAATCGCTATGGTGATATCGATGACCTCAGTTTCGAATCATTCATTGAATATTGTGGCGCTTGGCCAACGTCATTGTGGCAAGACCTCGATGCCTTTAGAGATAAGGCAGAACTTGTTCGAGTAAAAGATTGGAAGAAGATGTTTTTCAATGAGGCCTTTGATGCTCTGCTTAAAGATTGTCGTCAGTTACCCAGTCGCCAGTTGAGTCACAATATCGTGCTTGCACAGGTGTTAGCTTACTTTACACAGCTAATGGCAACAGTGCCTTCAAGCGCGAAAGGAAATATCGGTGATGTACTGCTCAGCCCCTTAGAAGCTTCTACATTGCTTTCTTGTACAACAGATGAAGTGTATCGGCTGTATGAGTTTGGTGAGATTAAAGCCGCTATCAGGCCACGAATGCATACAAAGATAGCGAGTCATGAGTCGGCGTTTACTTTAAGAAGTGTCATCGAAACAAAGTTGACTCGAATGAGCTCTGAAAGTGATGGTTTAAGTGTGTATCTACCTGAGTGGTAA